Proteins found in one Hevea brasiliensis isolate MT/VB/25A 57/8 chromosome 18, ASM3005281v1, whole genome shotgun sequence genomic segment:
- the LOC110651380 gene encoding golgin candidate 6 isoform X3 translates to MDMLMDREVIRNEALLLLTYLTREAEEIQKIVVFEGAFEKIFSIIKEEGGSEGGVVVQDCLELLNNLLRDNASNQILLRETIGFDAVVSILKLRGSSYSFTQQKTINLLSALETINLLMVGGADPGKDTNKLTNKTVLVQIKVLDYLLMLGVESQWTPVDVRCGMIYILWPMGIYFTSSPISGSVLFLALRCIGNLIAGHPKNLDALATKVLGEEPQVEPALNSILRIILRTSSMQEFMTADHVFKSFCEKNSDGQTMLASTLIPQPHSMTHAPIEEDVNMSFGSMLLHGLTLSESDGDLETCCRAASVLSHVLKDNIQCKEKVIRIELESPMPSFGAAEPLMHRMVKYLALASSMKNKDTKSSSMGNLYVQPIILKLLVTWLADCSTGVQCFLDSRPHLTYLLELASNPSATVYIRGLAAVLLGECVIYNKSGESGKDAFTVVDAISQKVGLTSYFLKFDEMMKSFVFSSAKQVEPHKPMTRSAAASMAEIEDVDEQDSSDQNNEDHPILSSVFDSSFVNFVKRVETDIRETITDIYSRPKSEVAVVPAELDQKSGESDEDYIKRLKSFVEKQCSEIQNLLGRNATLAEELAKIGGRGSSQTERSASGGLERVQAETLRRDLEEASQRIEMLKVEKAKIESEASMYQNLAGKMESDLKSLSDAYNSLEQANFHLEKEVRALKNGGALTVPDIEALKAEAREEAQKESEAELNDLLVCLGQEQSKVEKLCARLSELGEDVDKLLEGIGDDMGLPEDDEAEED, encoded by the exons GACTGCCTTGAATTATTGAACAATCTTCTCCGTGACAATGCTTCTAATCAG ATACTACTGAGAGAGACAATAGGTTTTGATGCTGTAGTATCAATTTTGAAGCTAAGAGGAAGTTCGTACAGTTTTACCCAACAGAAG ACGATCAATCTACTCAGTGCATTGGAAACCATTAATTTGTTAATGGTAGGGGGTGCAGATCCTGGAAAAGACACAAACAAGCTGACCAATAAAACAGTCCTGGTTCAG ATAAAGGTTTTGGATTATCTTCTAATGCTAGGTGTTGAAAGCCAATGGACTCCCGTTGATGTACGTTGTGGG ATGATTTACATCCTATGGCCTATGGGAATATACTTTACCAGTTCACCAATAAGTGGATCAGTCTTATTCTTG GCATTGCGTTGTATCGGTAATTTGATTGCTGGACATCCCAAAAATCTTGATGCTCTTGCAACCAAAGTTCTGGGTGAGGAGCCACAAGTAGAACCTGCTTTAAATTCCATTCTTCGAATCATTTTGCGGACATCCAGTATGCAAGAGTTCATGACAGCTGACCATGTTTTTAAGAGTTTTTGTGAG AAAAATTCTGATGGTCAAACAATGTTAGCATCCACATTAATTCCTCAACCGCATTCAATGACTCATGCTCCTATAGAGGAGGACGTGAATATGTCATTTGGAAG CATGCTGTTACATGGTCTTACTTTGAGTGAAAGTGACGGGGATCTTGAG ACCTGTTGCAGGGCTGCTAGTGTACTTTCTCATGTACTTAAGGACAATATCCAGTGCAAGGAAAAG GTTATACGAATTGAACTCGAGTCACCTATGCCATCCTTTGGAGCTGCAGAGCCACTAATGCACCGCATGGTGAAGTACTTGGCTCTTGCCTCCAGCATGAAAAACAAAGATACAAAGTCAAGTTCAATGGGGAACTTGTATGTTCAACCAATTATTTTGAAATTGCTGGTCACTTGGTTGGCTGACTGCTCCACTGGAGTTCAGTGCTTCCTCGATTCACGTCCCCACCTAACGTATCTTCTTGAGTTGGCATCCAATCCATCTGCAACTGTGTACATAAGGGGCTTGGCAGCAGTTCTCTTGGGAGAGTGTGTTATTTACAACAAGTCTGGTGAAAGTGGAAAGGATGCTTTTACTGTAGTTGATGCGATAAGTCAGAAAGTTGGGCTCACATCATACTTTCTCAAGTTCGATGAAATGATGAAAAGCTTCGTTTTCTCCTCTGCAAAGCAAGTAGAACCTCATAAACCAATGACAAGATCTGCTGCAGCTAGCATGGCAGAGATTGAAGATGTTGATGAGCAGGATTCCTCTGATCAAAATAATGAGGATCATCCTATTCTCTCGTCAGTATTTGACAGCTCTTTTGTCAACTTTGTCAAGAGGGTGGAGACAGATATCAGAGAAACTATTACAGATATATACAGTCGTCCAAAAAGTGAGGTAGCAGTTGTGCCTGCTGAATTGGATCAGAAGAGTGGAGAAAGTGATGAAGACTATATCAAGCGGCTGAAATCATTTGTGGAGAAGCAATGCTCTGAGATACAG AATCTTCTTGGTCGGAATGCAACTTTGGCAGAGGAACTGGCCAAGATAGGTGGGCGTGGCTCTTCCCAAACTGAACGAAGTGCAAGTGGTGGGTTAGAAAGAGTCCAAGCAGAGACACTCAGAAGAGATCTTGAGGAAGCTTCTCAACGTATAGAGATGCTCAAAGTGGAAAAGGCCAAAATTGAATCTGAGGCATCCATGTACCAGAATTTAGCTGGGAAGATGGAGTCAGATCTAAAGAGTCTGTCTGATGCTTACAACAGCCTTGAACAGGCCAACTTCCATCTAGAAAAGGAGGTAAGAGCTTTGAAGAATGGTGGAGCATTGACAGTTCCAGATATTGAAGCACTAAAGGCAGAAGCTAGGGAAGAAGCCCAGAAAGAGAGTGAAGCAGAACTGAATGATTTGCTAGTGTGCCTTGGGCAAGAACAGAGTAAGGTGGAAAAGCTGTGTGCAAGGCTGTCGGAGCTAGGAGAGGATGTAGATAAACTGCTTGAAGGTATCGGAGATGACATGGGGCTGCCTGAAGATGACGAAGCAGAGGAAGACTGA
- the LOC110651382 gene encoding uncharacterized protein LOC110651382, translating into MDSVAMASGAEEGEDWELRHDDDGFTYKILKRRRLLDSTAAAQPPLPDPMADERHRRQRKRKILLKLKSRYQKEIDQWELLSSNLHAMQERANQQLELQTRQQDVREMASSSLGSPSTNMEGSSESLIDKLLSQAEEQEAVIHDVSCLCDIAEAMCNAQQEWLAQSYIDLPVWSSPRKLMASLCDE; encoded by the exons ATGGACTCAGTGGCCATGGCTTCTGGAGCTGAGGAGGGGGAGGACTGGGAGCTCCGCCATGATGACGATGGCTTTACCTACAAGATCCTCAAGCGCCGTCGTCTCCTCGACTCAACTGCCGCTGCTCAACCTCCTCTGCCGGACCCCATGGCCGATGAGAGGCATCGGAGACAACGAAAGAGAAAGATCCTTTTGAAGTTAAAAAGTCGGTACCAAAAGGAGATCGACCAGTGGGAACTTTTGTCGAGCAACTTGCATGCGATGCAAGAGAGAGCGAACCAGCAACTTGAATTGCAAACACGTCAGCAAGATGTGCGAGAAATGGCGTCGTCTTCTTTGGGATCGCCTTCGACAAACATGGAGGGATCTTCTGAGTCACTAATCGATAAACTCCTTTCGCAG GCAGAGGAACAAGAAGCGGTAATCCATGATGTGTCATGCTTATGTGATATAGCAGAAGCAATGTGCAATGCTCAACAGGAGTGGTTGGCACAATCATATATTGATCTCCCAGTTTGGTCTTCACCTCGTAAGCTTATGGCATCACTTTGTGATGAGTAA